From Flavobacterium lipolyticum, one genomic window encodes:
- the dapA gene encoding 4-hydroxy-tetrahydrodipicolinate synthase, which yields MQSLIGTGVALVTPFKKDFSVDIEALQRIVNFSIDGGVEYLVVMGTTAENATLTQAEKELVIKTVIDTNKGRLPLVLGVGGNNTMQIVEELKTGDFSAFEAILSVSPYYNKPTQEGIYQHFKAIAEASPIPVILYNVPGRTSSNMLPSTVIRLANDFSNVVAIKEAAGDMAQALQLIKNAPEGFLIISGDDMIALPIVLAGGAGVISVIGQGFPKEFTEMIRLGLNKKVTEAFKTQYLLSDCIDMIFEQGNPAGIKQVFQALGIAENTVRLPLVAVDDSLAGRLNEFVKNSIK from the coding sequence ATGCAATCATTAATAGGAACTGGTGTTGCGCTTGTAACCCCATTTAAAAAAGACTTTTCAGTAGATATCGAAGCTTTACAGCGCATCGTTAATTTTTCGATAGACGGTGGTGTTGAATATCTTGTAGTTATGGGAACAACGGCAGAAAATGCTACTCTGACACAAGCCGAAAAAGAACTGGTGATTAAAACGGTTATAGATACTAATAAAGGAAGACTCCCATTAGTGCTTGGAGTTGGTGGAAATAATACCATGCAAATTGTGGAGGAATTAAAAACAGGTGATTTTTCTGCTTTTGAAGCTATACTCTCTGTTTCTCCTTATTATAATAAGCCAACACAAGAAGGAATCTATCAGCATTTTAAAGCTATTGCAGAAGCTTCTCCAATTCCTGTGATTTTATATAACGTTCCGGGAAGAACATCCAGTAACATGTTGCCGTCAACAGTAATTCGTTTAGCGAATGATTTTAGTAATGTGGTAGCGATTAAAGAAGCTGCCGGAGATATGGCTCAGGCTTTACAGTTGATTAAAAATGCACCAGAAGGTTTTCTAATTATCTCAGGAGATGATATGATTGCTTTGCCAATTGTTTTGGCAGGTGGAGCAGGGGTGATTTCGGTTATCGGACAAGGTTTTCCAAAAGAATTTACAGAAATGATTCGTTTAGGACTCAATAAAAAGGTAACTGAAGCGTTTAAAACACAGTATCTTTTATCTGATTGTATTGATATGATTTTTGAGCAGGGAAATCCTGCCGGAATCAAACAAGTTTTTCAAGCCCTTGGTATTGCTGAGAACACAGTACGTTTACCATTAGTGGCTGTTGATGATTCATTAGCAGGCAGATTGAATGAATTTGTGAAAAACAGCATAAAATAA
- a CDS encoding DUF6913 domain-containing protein: protein MFLNYIKEFFVKKSLKNNLNNVKNEVFTSNVQTIGLLIDESRFDHSEDLIKELVSKGITPENIKIAVYRSKFSEKQTYSRPTFGRKSVNWKGEITEGFLNEFVKTEFDLLISYYDIETAVLMLITAKSKAKFKVGFASVDEKLNRWMIDTAIKNYKLFVHELFRYLKSIK from the coding sequence ATGTTTTTAAATTATATAAAGGAATTTTTTGTAAAAAAATCATTAAAAAATAACCTGAATAATGTCAAAAACGAAGTGTTTACAAGTAATGTGCAAACAATTGGTTTACTGATTGATGAAAGTAGATTTGATCATTCAGAAGACCTGATAAAGGAGTTGGTCTCGAAAGGAATTACTCCTGAGAATATCAAAATTGCAGTGTACAGAAGTAAATTTAGCGAGAAACAAACGTATTCAAGACCAACTTTTGGACGAAAAAGCGTCAATTGGAAGGGGGAAATTACAGAAGGTTTCTTAAATGAATTTGTAAAAACAGAATTTGATCTTTTGATTAGTTATTATGATATTGAAACGGCTGTTTTGATGCTGATAACTGCCAAGTCAAAAGCGAAGTTTAAAGTAGGATTCGCATCAGTAGATGAAAAATTAAATCGATGGATGATTGATACTGCTATAAAGAACTACAAACTTTTCGTGCACGAATTGTTTAGATATTTAAAGAGTATAAAATAA